The sequence AGTCGCACGTCTCTGCGTTGTAGGTGGACCCCAGGCCGTAGTCAGGCTCCAGGGTTCGACTAGGCCCCATGCCCCTAGAAGGCCCCATGCCGTAGTCAGGCTCCAGGTCTCGACTAGGCCCCAGGCCGTAGTTAGGCCCCATGCCCCGAGTGGGCCCCGGCCTGTAGTCGGGCCTCAGGCCGTAGTCAGGCCCCAGGCCCCGGCTAGGCCACATGCTGCCCGTAGGCCTCACGCTGTAGTCAGACCCCAGCCTGTAGTCTGGCCCCAGGTCCCGACAGGCCTCCAGGCCGTAGCTAGAACCCACCCCGTAGCCGGGATCCCGATCATACCCACCCAAAGACCCGGTGCCTGCCCTGGCCCCTGTGCTGGGCCACGTCGACTGCCCGGGGCCTGACTCCAGGCCCTGGCTGCGGCCTGCCTTCTGGCCCTGGCGGCCGCAGGAAGGGCTGGTCGGGGGGTTGCTGGCCGGGCTGGGCGGGTAGTCGCGGAGGTTGGCGAGCTGGGGGCTGGGGGACTGGGGCTGGGCCGGGCAATAGTCGTCGGGGCTGGAGAGGACCGACAGCTCGGCCTCCCAGATGGACTCGGCGGCCCGGTACATCTGACTGACGGCGGCAGCAGACGGGTGGCAGCTCGGGGCCcggtcgggggaggggggaggccgCTTCCCAGGTGAGGAGGAGcaggaggggggggcagggggggtgtCCTGGAGCCACGGACCCCCGGGGCCCGTCACCAGGCAGCGCAGCCTTAGGTTGCCGGCGGTGGGAGGGCTGTCGGAGCGCTGGTCCAGGAGGCAGTGGAGCTCCAGCTCGGCCGGGGccacccccgcccccgcccccgccccgctCTTCCCCTCGCCCTGCGGGGCCTGGCTGGCGCAGGTGTCCGCTGCTGCCTCCTGCGGCCCACTCTGCCCGTTCACCAGCTCCTGCGCCAAGGTCAGCAGCTCGTCCAACTCTGCCGCAGATGGGGCCGTCTCAGGGGCCGGCCCTGGCTGCACCCGATCGGCCGGTCTCCCTGCTTCCTAGTGGGGCAGGCAGAGGGGGATGGGTGAGTGGCCACACtacctcacactcacacacttcctctctcacactcactcactccctccctttctctcattCTCGCCCTCTCTCACATTCCctcgctctcccctctccttccaccaTTCTCTCATTCACTCTCTTCTCTTTACTCTTTCcacctcttgctccccctccttcttgctccctctccatctctctcacactcactatccctctttccctctctccttcactctctgtgtttctctcactctctttctctctctctctccccctcacattcacgctctctccatccatcactctccctgcccctctctcgctccttccccctccctcgcttcccgctcccttcccagttcccgaTTACCCTCTCCCTTCCACTCCCCACGTAAATTCCCAACACAATTCCTCTCCTCCATCTCATCACGATTCCCACtcccaacccctccctcccctccgtcCCGAGGCTGAGCTTCAGAGGTGAAGGGGTCAGAGGGAGATGGGATTGGTGTGGGGAAGTgccaagggacttgggaatgctggtgcgggATTCCCAAGAAGTTCATTTGCATGTCGAATCAGTTATAAGGAAGGCGAATGCAAGGCTATAGGACTTGgaaacaaaaacagggatgtgatgctgaggggggcacataatgctggagtaactcagcgggacaggcagcatctccggagagaaggaatgggtgacgtttcgggtcgagacccttcttcagactgatgtcaggggagggggcgggacagagatagaatgtagtcggagacagtaagactagcgggagaactgggaaggggaaggggatggagagagagggaaagcaagggctacctgaagttagagaagtcaatgttcataccgccggggtgtgagctgcccaagcgaaatatgaggtgctgttcctccaatttgtgctgggcctcactctgacaatggaggaggcccaggacagaaagatcaggttgggaatgggagagggagttgaagtgctgagcaggtagacaaaaatgctggagaaactcagcgggtgcagcagcatctaggagcgaaggaaataggcaacgtttcgggccgaaacccttcttctttctGAATCTATCTCTGCTGAGCAACCGCGAGATCGGGCAGgtttagacggactgagcggaggtgttcagcgaaacgatcgccgggcctgcgcttggtctcaccgatgtagaggagttgacacctggaacagcggatacagtagatgaggttgcaggaggtgcaagtgaacctctgcctcacctggaaagactgtttgggtccttggatggagtcgaggggggaggtaaagggacaggtgttgcatctcccgaatggccaaattcatcttcagacgtgataggagcagaaattagaccattcggcccatcaagtccactccgccattcaatcatggctgacctaactctccctcctaaccccattatcccaccttctccccataacccctgacacccgtactaatcaagaatctatctctgcctaaaaaaatatccactgacttggcctcagttccacagattcaccaccctctgactaaagaagttactcctcacctcctttctaaaagagcgccctttaattctgaggctgtgccctctggccctagactctcccaccagtggaaacatcctctccacatccactctatctatgcctttcactattccgtacgtCTCAATAAATGTcctcctgctgcagttgtacagagccctagtgagaccacacctggagtattgtgtgcacttttggtcccctaatttgaggaaggacattcttgctattgagggagcccagcgtagatttaccaggttaattcccgggaccgcgagactgtcatatgctgagagaatggagcggctgggcttgtacactctggagtttagaaggatgagagggtttcttattgaaacatataagattgttaagggtttggacacgctagaggcaggaaacatgttcccgatattgggggagtccagaaccaggggccacacacagtttaagaataaggagtaagccatttagaacggagacgaggaaacactttttctcacagagagtggtgagtctgtggaattctctgcctcagagggcggtggaggcaggttctctggatgctttcaagagctagatagggctcttaaagatagcggagtcaggggttatggggagaaggcaggaacggggtactgattggggatgatcagccatgatcacattgaatggcggtgctggctcgaagggccgaatggcctcctcctgcacctgttgtctattgtccttcttaaaaatatccattgactgctcctagaacttaagaGGGGCTgagatggggaggtcagtagacGGGCTGATAGAAGGGGGttagaagggccgaacggcctgaccGCTGGTGCTGTCCCCTACCTCTGAGTTGTAATCGATGGTCACAGGAGAAGGTGTCCGGATTCCAGAAGGTTCCATGCTGTTCCTCCGGGACTTTCTAGAGACAGGGGGATGGATGGGTGAAGAAAGCATAAGGTCAGAGAAATCTCCAGACCtgatggttcaaaggttcaaaggttgatttattgtcacatacacctagatgtagtgaaattctcttGGTGGAGAACCAAGCCCGGATGTGGCGACCATATCGACcaacacttgtgctcggtccgccaaggcctactgggcCTCCCGGTTGCTAACGCAGACTCTCACAGCCTGgaaacaacaggcccttcggcccaacttagcccattccgaccatggtcccacctgcctgcgtttggcccatatccctctaaacccgtcctatccgtgtaccagtCTTAAATATTTctcaaacattgtgatagtaccagcctcagctacctcctccggcagctcgttccacacacccaccacccctctgtgtgtaaatgttcaagaaggaactgcagatgctggaaaatcgaaggtagacaaaagtgccgtagaaactcagcgggtgcggcagcatctatggagcgaaggaaataggcaacgtttcgggccgaaacgttgcctatttccttcgctccatagatgctgccgcacccgctgagtttctccagcacttttgtcacccattgtgtaaaactcaggttcctattaaatctttctccctctcaccttaaacctatgtcctctggttctcgattcccctactctgg comes from Amblyraja radiata isolate CabotCenter1 unplaced genomic scaffold, sAmbRad1.1.pri scaffold_1111_ctg1, whole genome shotgun sequence and encodes:
- the LOC116969752 gene encoding soluble scavenger receptor cysteine-rich domain-containing protein SSC5D-like; its protein translation is MLSSPIHPPVSRKSRRNSMEPSGIRTPSPVTIDYNSEEAGRPADRVQPGPAPETAPSAAELDELLTLAQELVNGQSGPQEAAADTCASQAPQGEGKSGAGAGAGVAPAELELHCLLDQRSDSPPTAGNLRLRCLVTGPGGPWLQDTPPAPPSCSSSPGKRPPPSPDRAPSCHPSAAAVSQMYRAAESIWEAELSVLSSPDDYCPAQPQSPSPQLANLRDYPPSPASNPPTSPSCGRQGQKAGRSQGLESGPGQSTWPSTGARAGTGSLGGYDRDPGYGVGSSYGLEACRDLGPDYRLGSDYSVRPTGSMWPSRGLGPDYGLRPDYRPGPTRGMGPNYGLGPSRDLEPDYGMGPSRGMGPSRTLEPDYGLGSTYNAETCDWTKTQDSGAAMQADGQMTAPSVYAPTPPPTGPPPPHSASPAPMADPDLDPDPHSSLTPSLGPASSSGPLSSFGSARSLDKTPDPHPAHSPRPPVHPIIQPAISPTPTVTPNLVPAQSSRSASIPSHNPIPGLGPLSIGRSASIPSRGSVATQSRVASLTSSRDPNRSPAPSSPATQSRASVLAGPGLDPNRAPSGPSPNRSPAPSTPATQSRASVVASPNPNRSPAPSIQSQSQPQAPLPDQGSISSGPGSSGSPEITPPSVELEPFPLGQSRMPFLRRSDAGLVTMPPPSPRTQSSTPTSSSARPPGERESPVRHGRPADPFNMQPID